Proteins encoded together in one Triticum dicoccoides isolate Atlit2015 ecotype Zavitan chromosome 7B, WEW_v2.0, whole genome shotgun sequence window:
- the LOC119338143 gene encoding ABC transporter F family member 1-like, with amino-acid sequence MVSDASKKKAAQKKAAAAAKRGAKSSAAASSSSASSAADKAANGVAALNLSDRTCTGVLASHPLSRDIHIESLSLTFHGHDLIVDSELELNYGRRYGLLGLNGCGKSTLLTAIGCRELPIPEHMDIHHLTREIEASDMSALQAVICCDEERVKLEKEAEILAAQDDGGGEALDLVYERLEAMDASTAEKRAAEILFGLGFDKQMQAKPTRDFSGGWRMRIALARALFMNPTILLLDEPTNHLDLEACVWLEEKLKNFERILVVISHSQDFLNGVCTNIIHMQNKTLKLYTGNYDQYVQTRSELEENQMKQYKWEQEQIANMKEYIARFGHGSAKLARQAQSKEKTLAKMERGGLAEKVVNDRILVFRFTDVGKLPPPVLQFADVTFGYSPDNLIYKNLDFGVDLDSRVALVGPNGAGKSTLLKLMTGDLSPLDGMVRRHNHLRIAQFHQHLTEKLDLDMPALQYMMREYPGNEEEKMRAAIGKFGLSGKAQVMPMKNLSDGQKARVIFAWLAFRQPQMLLLDEPTNHLDIETIDSLAEALKEWDGGLVLVSHDFRLINQVAQEIWVCENQAVTRWEGDIMDFKQHLKKRAGL; translated from the exons ATGGTGTCCGATGCCAGCAAGAAGAAAGCCGCGcagaagaaggccgccgccgccgccaagaggGGAGCCAAGTCCAGCGCCGCTgcctcgtcctcgtcggcgtcgtcaGCGGCCGATAAGGCCGCCAATGGCGTAGCGGCCCTTAACTTATCCGATCGGACATGTACCGGGGTCCTGGCTTCGCATCCGCTCTCCCGTGATATCCAC ATTGAGTCCCTTTCATTAACATTTCATGGACATGACCTTATTGTGGATTCAGAATTGGAGCTTAACTACGGGAG GCGGTATGGTTTGCTCGGCTTAAATGGTTGTGGGAAATCTACCCTTCTCACCGCAATAGGCTGCAGGGAACTCCCCATTCCTGAACACATGGACATACATCATCTTACTCGTGAGATTGAGGCTTCTGACATGTCTGCGCTGCAAGCTGTTATCTGTTGTGATGAAGAAAGAGTGAAGTTGGAAAAGGAAGCTGAAATTTTGGCTGCACAG GATGATGGTGGCGGTGAAGCTTTGGATCTTGTATATGAGCGGTTAGAAGCAATGGATGCATCAACTGCTGAAAAGCGTGCTGCTGAGATATTGTTTGGTCTAGGTTTTGACAAGCAAATGCAAGCAAAGCCAACACGAGATTTTTCTGGGGGTTGGCGTATGAGGATTGCATTGGCAAGGGCGCTGTTCATGAACCCGACCATCCTTTTGCTTGATGAGCCAACCAACCATCTTG ATCTTGAGGCTTGTGTCTGGCTGGAAGAGAAATTAAAGAATTTTGAGCGTATACTTGTTGTTATCTCGCATTCCCAAGATTTTCTAAATGGAGTGTGCACTAACATCATCCACATGCAGAACAAGACCCTCAAGTTATATACTGGAAATTATGACCAGTATGTTCAAACTCGCTCTGAGCTTGAAGAGAATCAAATGAAGCAGTACAAATGGGAACAGGAACAGATAGCTAATATGAAGGAGTACATTGCACGATTTGGTCATGGATCTGCGAAGCTTGCTCGTCAGGCTCAGAGCAAGGAGAAGACTCTTGCAAAGATGGAGCGTGGTGGTCTCGCTGAGAAGGTTGTCAATGACAGGATTCTTGTTTTCCGCTTTACAGATGTTGGCAAACTCCCACCACCAGTGCTGCAGTTTGCTGATGTCACATTTGGTTACAGTCCGGATAATCTCATCTACAAGAACCTTGACTTTGGTGTTGACCTTGACTCGAGAGTTGCACTGGTCGGTCCCAATGGGGCAGGTAAGAGCACACTTCTGAAGCTCATGACAGGTGACCTATCTCCGTTGGATGGCATGGTCAGACGCCACAACCACCTACGCATTGCACAATTCCATCAACATCTCACTGAGAAGCTGGACCTGGACATGCCGGCCCTGCAGTACATGATGAGGGAGTACCCTGGGAATGAAGAGGAGAAGATGAGAGCTGCAATTGGCAAGTTTGGCCTGTCAGGAAAGGCACAGGTGATGCCAATGAAAAACCTGTCTGATGGGCAGAAGGCCCGTGTCATTTTTGCTTGGCTAGCATTTAGGCAGCCACAGATGCTGTTGCTTGATGAGCCGACAAATCATCTTGACATTGAGACCATTGACTCACTTGCTGAGGCATTGAAGGAATGGGACGGGGGGTTGGTCCTGGTGAGCCATGACTTCAGGCTGATCAATCAGGTTGCTCAAGAGATCTGGGTCTGTGAGAACCAGGCGGTGACTAGGTGGGAAGGCGATATCATGGATTTCAAGCAACACTTGAAGAAAAGGGCTGGTCTCTAG